The genomic DNA GAGCGTGCGGTCGCCGATCACCGCGGTGGTGACGGTCTGCCTGTCGTAGGTCGTCGGGGCGCGGTTCGGGCGGCGCTCGGTGACCTCCACCGCGTATTTGCCGTCCTCCAGCGTGATCACGCGGACGCAGTAGCCGGTGCCCGGGGGGATCGAGTCGATGCCGCGCTGGATCAGCGGCGCCGGGGACACCGCCGCGTCCGGGGCGACGACCTCGCGCGCGCGTTCGGCGGACCGCTCCACGTAGTAGGAGTGCTGGAACCACATGATGGCGTCGGGGCCGGAGTCGGTGCCACCGGGCTCCGCGCCGCGCAGCACCCGGTCGGAGCGCTCGGTCGGGCAGCTGCCGGGGGCGGCCTCGCCGGTCGCGGCGGTGAGGCGGACCGGGGGCGCGGGCGGGCCCGCGGCGTGCCTGGCGCCGCCGCGGGCGTACAGCAAATACAGAGCGAAACATGCTGCGGCGACCAGCAATAGCACGGCAACCGCCAGGACGACGGCGACGCGCCACCGATTCGGGTGGGCCCGCTCGCGCAGCGTGCCGAACGAGGCGGCCGCGCCCGGCCCGTCGCGGCCCAGCCGCGGCAGGCCGAGGTGCGGCTCGCCGTCCTCGTCGTCCCAGGGGAATCGCACCGATTCCGCGTCGGGCACCGGGTAGTCGTCGTCCGGGCCGGGCGCGTGGTCGGCCACCCAGTCCGACCAGCCGCCCACGAATTCCGCTCGCGAGGCGGCGGGTTCGTCGGTGAACGGGATGTCGAACGGTTCGGGTTCGATGTCGCGGATGTAGTGCGGGAACCGGGCCGCGCCGGCGTCGTCGAAGGCGGGCACGGCCACCGCCGGGGCGGGCGGCGGGGCCAATCCCTCCGGCTCCACGGCCGGGTACCAGCGAGCCAGGTCTTTGTACGACTTCAACATTCCCCCATCCCCGCGGAGCCGGGCACGTCGTGCAGCATCGTCGGACCCTCTCGGCGATCAGTTCGTGGAGAACGGGTAGTTGTGGTCAGCGGTACCTGCGGACGGAACCGTCGTCACAGCGCCGGGTGTGCTGGCGCCCGGTCCTGTCCCGAACGGAAATTGTCCCGTACCCGACGAATTCGGCGAACTCGACGCGCCGGAAGGTAACCCTGAGAATCCGGTAACCGGGCTGCTCGGGCCGCCCTTCGTGGCCGCGGCACTCTCGGCGTCGGCGGCGGGGGCGGTCTTCTCGGACGGAAGCAGTCCGCGGAATTCGCCGGTGCCCCGAATCCCCAAGGCGTACAGTGCCGGACAAATGTCGAGAGGAGGGCGGGTGACACCGGGGGCGAGCGCCGCGACGGCGAATGCGGTCGGGCTCAGCATGCCCCGGGTTGTACGTGCGGTCAGCACCATCCTGACCCCCTAGCCAGCCGTCTGCGATAGTTCGGAGGGTCGAGAGCAGGGCGACCCGTCCGGCAAACTTCGGGTGGTCGGGGGTGTGCCGCCGGTCGCGCGAGCTCCGAAACGTCATCGACCGTAACAGAATCCAGCGAACGCCGCACTGCATCCTGCAAAATGCGAGCGCGGAAGGGGATGTTCCACCGCAACCGTGGCAAAACCGACCGGATGAATTCCAGCTGCGCGGAGTCGATTACGGGGCGTGCGGAGCAACCGCCGAGCGACCGAAGAATGAATAGTGTACGCCGCGAACCGGAATCGCTCGTCTCCGGCATTGTGTCATCGGGGGAAATACCAGATTCTCGGCCGCGGCGGCCCGACTCGCCCCGGGGTCCCCGGCCGCGACCCCGGCCGGGGCGGGCAGACTGGGCGCATGGCCGATCTTCCGATAGCCGCCGTTGCCTGCGCGTTCCTCGGCGCGGCGCTGTTCGCGGTGGGCGCGGTGGCGCAGCAGAGCGCGGCATCCGACGTTCCCGAGGGCGAGGCCCTGCTGGCGCGGCTGGTGCGCAGCCCGCGCTGGTGGGCCGGGTTGCTCGGCGACGCGGGCGGTTTCGGCCTGCAGGTGGCGGCGCTGGCGCTGGGCTCGGTGCTGGTCGTGCAGCCGATCCTGGTGAGCGCGCTGGTGTTCGCGCTGCCGCTGGCGGCCCGCTACAGCGGGCGGCGGGTGACCGGGCGGATGTGGGCGCAGGCGGCGGCGCTGTCGATCGCGCTGGCGTGCTTCCTGGTCGTGGGCGATCCGACCGAGGGGGTGGTGGACGCCCCCGGGCATCGCTGGCTGTGGCCGCTGGGCGCGGTGCTGGCGGTGGTCGCGGTGTGCATCGCGGCCGGGCTCACCCTGTCGGCGCCGTCGGTGCGGGCGCTGCTGCTGGGCACCGCCGCGGGGCTGCTGTTCGGCATCTCGGCCGCGCTCACCGATCACGTCATGCATCTGTTCGAGCACGGGGTGGGGGCGGTGCTGCGCGGCTGGGAGATCTACGCCCTCGCCGTCACCGGCCTCGGCGGCCTGTACGTCCAGCAGCGCGGCTACCAGGCGGGGCCGCTGTCGGCGTCGCTCCCCGCGTTCACCGTCACCGAGCCGATCGCCGCCGCCGTCCTCGGCATGACCGTGCTGGACGAGCGCCTGCGCAGCGGCCCGGTCGGCACCGCCGTCGTGATCGTCGCCGCGGTGGTGATGTGCGTTGCGGCCGTACAGCTTTCGCAGGCCCAGGCGCACGACGACGCGGCCGCTCAGGCCGCGGAGGTCACCCGGTAGACGTCGTAGACGCCCTCGACATTGCGCACCACATTGAGCAGGTGGCCCAGATGCTTCGGGTCGCCCATCTCGAAGGTGAACTTGCTGATGGCCACCCGGTCGCCGGAGGTCATGACCGAGGCCGACAGGATATTGACCTTCTCGTCGGCCAGCACCTTGGTCACGTCCGATAGCAGGCGGGTGCGGTCCAGCGCCTCGATCTGGATGGCGACCAGGAACACCGACGACGGCGAGGGCGCCCACTTCACCTCGATGATGCGCTCCTGCTGGGCCTGTAGCGAATCGGCGTTGGTGCAGTCGGTGCGGTGCACGCTGACCGCGCCGCCGCGGGTCACGAAGCCCATGATCTCGTCGCCGGGGACCGGGGTGCAGCACTTGGCGAGCTTGGCGACGGTGCCCGGCGCGCCCGGGATCTCGACCCCCGCGTCGCCGGTGGTGCGCTGGCGCAGCGGCAGCGTGGACGGCGTACTGCGCTCGGCGAGTTCGTTCTCCACGTCGCCGACGCCGCCGAGCTGGGCCATGAGCCGCTGCACGACGTGGTGCGCCGACACCTGGTTCTCGCCGACCGCGGCGTAGAGCGCCGAGATGTCGGTGTAGTGCAGTTCGTGGGCGAGCGCGGTCATCGCGTCCACGCTCATCAGCCGCTGCAGCGGCAGGCCGGACCGGCGGACCTCCTTGGAGATCTGCTCCTTACCGGCCTCCAGCGCCTCCTCGCGGCGCTCCTTCGCGAACCACTGCCGGATCTTGGCCTTCGCCCGCGGCGAGACCACGAAGTTCTGCCAGTCCCGGCTGGGTCCGGCGTTCTGCGCCTTGGAGGTGAAGATCTCGACGACCTCGCCGTTCTCCAGCTGCCGCTCCAGCGCGACCAGCCGCCCGTTGACCCGGGCGCCGATGCACTTGTGGCCCACCTCGGTGTGCACCGCATAGGCGAAGTCGACCGGGGTGGACTTCTGCGGCAGCGTGATGACGTCGCCCTTCGGGGTGAACACGAAGATCTCCGGCGACTTCAGGTCGAAGCGCAGCGACTCCAGGAACTCCGCCGGGTCCGCGGCCTCGCGCTGCCAGTCGAGCAGCTGACGCATCCACGCCATGTCGTCGACCTCGGCGGCGTCGCCGGAGTGGCGGCCCTTGGTCTCCTTGTAGCGCCAGTGCGCGGCGATGCCGAACTCGGCGGTGCGGTGCATGTCCTGGGTGCGGATCTGCACCTCGAGCGGTTTGCCGTCCGGGCCCACGACCGTGGTGTGCAGCGACTGGTAGACGCCGTAGCGGGGCTGGGCGATGTAGTCCTTGAACCGCCCGGCCATCGGCTGCCACAGCGAGTGCACCACGCCGACCGCGGCGTAGCAGTCGCGCACCTCGTCGCAGAGAATGCGGATGCCGACCAGGTCGTGGATGTCGTCGAAGTCCTTGCCCTTGACGATCATCTTCTGATAGATCGACCAGTAGTGCTTGGGGCGGCCCTCGACGATGGCGTTGATCCGGCTGGCGGCGAGCGTGTTCACGATCTCGGCGCGCACCTTGGCCAGATAGGTGTCGCGCGAGGGCGCGCGGTCGGCGACCAGGCGCACGATCTCGTCGTACTTCTTCGGGTGCAGGATCGCGAAGGCCAGATCCTCGAGCTCCCACTTGACCGTGGCCATGCCGAGCCGATGGGCAAGCGGCGCAATGACTTCCAGCGTCTCGCGGGCCTTCTTGGCCTGCTTCTCCGGCGGCAGGAAACGCATGGTGCGCATGTTGTGCAGCCGGTCGGCGACCTTGATCACCAGCACGCGCGGATCGCGGGCCATGGCGATGATCATCTTGCGGATGGTCTCGGCCTCGGCGGCGGCGCCCAGGTTGACCTTGTCCAGTTTGGTGACGCCGTCGACCAGGTGCGCGACCTCCTGGCCGAACTCGGCGGTGAGCTCGTCGAGCGAGTAGCCGGTGTCCTCCACGGTGTCGTGCAGCAGCGCCGCCACCAGGGTGGTGGTGTCCATGCCGAGCTCGGCCAGGATATTGGCGACCGCGAGCGGATGGGTGATGTAGGGATCGCCGGACTTGCGGAACTGGTGGGCGTGCTTCTCGTCGGCGACGTCGAAGGCACGCTGCAGCAATTGCAGATTGGCCTTCGGGTACAGCTCACGATGCACGGTGGCCAGCGGCTCGAGCACGGGCTTGACCGCGGCGATGCCGCGCTGGCCGGTCATCCGGCGGGCCAGCCGGGCGCGCACCCGGCGCGAGGCCGAGGTGGGCACGGCGGCCGGGCTGCCGGGCTGCCGCATCGGCATGTTCCGCGGGGTCGGGGCCGACACGCCGGGAGACGACACGCCGGGATTCGCTGAGGTGGGCGAGGCGGGGGGGACGTCGTCCCCGGCTGCCGATTGCTCGGCATTCGCTTTCTCCAGATGCTGAGTCATGCCACCACCTCTCCGGGCTCGATCGGCATACCCTATCCGACCGGTCCAACGGCTCAGACCACCAACTTTAATCCGGGTCGCCGAGTGCCGTCGCCCGGTCGCGCCGGGCGGGTTGTCCGGACCGTCGCCAGCGCACCCGGGTCGGGCATTCCGGACGGTGCCGATCCGTGATGCCGATCGGAAATCGGCCATCGATATCGCCCGGTTTCGGTTTGACAGAGCTCCAACCGTGTGGCCTCCTTGGCTCCATGCATGCAAGGGAGCACGGTCGGATTCGGCCGCTCCGGGGGCGGCGTGGGGGTCCGCAATGTTTCCTCTGCGGGGATCGCCCGG from Nocardia terpenica includes the following:
- a CDS encoding DMT family transporter, producing the protein MADLPIAAVACAFLGAALFAVGAVAQQSAASDVPEGEALLARLVRSPRWWAGLLGDAGGFGLQVAALALGSVLVVQPILVSALVFALPLAARYSGRRVTGRMWAQAAALSIALACFLVVGDPTEGVVDAPGHRWLWPLGAVLAVVAVCIAAGLTLSAPSVRALLLGTAAGLLFGISAALTDHVMHLFEHGVGAVLRGWEIYALAVTGLGGLYVQQRGYQAGPLSASLPAFTVTEPIAAAVLGMTVLDERLRSGPVGTAVVIVAAVVMCVAAVQLSQAQAHDDAAAQAAEVTR
- a CDS encoding RelA/SpoT family protein: MPMRQPGSPAAVPTSASRRVRARLARRMTGQRGIAAVKPVLEPLATVHRELYPKANLQLLQRAFDVADEKHAHQFRKSGDPYITHPLAVANILAELGMDTTTLVAALLHDTVEDTGYSLDELTAEFGQEVAHLVDGVTKLDKVNLGAAAEAETIRKMIIAMARDPRVLVIKVADRLHNMRTMRFLPPEKQAKKARETLEVIAPLAHRLGMATVKWELEDLAFAILHPKKYDEIVRLVADRAPSRDTYLAKVRAEIVNTLAASRINAIVEGRPKHYWSIYQKMIVKGKDFDDIHDLVGIRILCDEVRDCYAAVGVVHSLWQPMAGRFKDYIAQPRYGVYQSLHTTVVGPDGKPLEVQIRTQDMHRTAEFGIAAHWRYKETKGRHSGDAAEVDDMAWMRQLLDWQREAADPAEFLESLRFDLKSPEIFVFTPKGDVITLPQKSTPVDFAYAVHTEVGHKCIGARVNGRLVALERQLENGEVVEIFTSKAQNAGPSRDWQNFVVSPRAKAKIRQWFAKERREEALEAGKEQISKEVRRSGLPLQRLMSVDAMTALAHELHYTDISALYAAVGENQVSAHHVVQRLMAQLGGVGDVENELAERSTPSTLPLRQRTTGDAGVEIPGAPGTVAKLAKCCTPVPGDEIMGFVTRGGAVSVHRTDCTNADSLQAQQERIIEVKWAPSPSSVFLVAIQIEALDRTRLLSDVTKVLADEKVNILSASVMTSGDRVAISKFTFEMGDPKHLGHLLNVVRNVEGVYDVYRVTSAA